From Cecembia calidifontis, one genomic window encodes:
- a CDS encoding ABC transporter ATP-binding protein: MIQLDLKKKLFGADGQIQLQVNTIIQSKELLTLYGPSGAGKTSIIRMLSGLMSPEQGKIIVNGKTWFDSEKKINLRTQDRSIGIVFQEYSLFPNMTVFENLKFALPKGDSQDLIEEMLETIGLQNLKDKKPNWLSGGQKQRVALARALVRKPSILLLDEPLSALDTAMRNKLQEDILAFHRRFELTTIMVSHDYHEVKKMSDRVLLIENGIIANEGNPEEVFKD; the protein is encoded by the coding sequence ATGATACAGCTTGACCTAAAGAAAAAACTTTTTGGTGCGGATGGACAGATCCAACTTCAGGTCAACACCATCATCCAGTCCAAGGAACTGTTAACCTTATATGGTCCCTCCGGAGCTGGCAAAACGAGCATTATCCGTATGCTATCAGGCTTGATGTCTCCAGAACAGGGCAAAATTATAGTCAACGGAAAAACCTGGTTTGACAGTGAAAAGAAAATCAACCTGAGGACACAGGATAGATCCATCGGCATAGTCTTTCAGGAATACTCGCTCTTTCCCAACATGACCGTATTTGAAAACCTGAAATTTGCCCTGCCCAAAGGAGATTCCCAAGACCTCATTGAGGAAATGTTGGAAACCATTGGACTACAGAACCTCAAAGACAAAAAGCCGAACTGGTTATCCGGAGGGCAAAAACAAAGGGTGGCACTGGCAAGGGCACTGGTAAGGAAACCTTCTATTCTGTTGTTGGATGAGCCACTTTCCGCCTTAGATACTGCGATGAGAAACAAACTCCAAGAGGATATTTTGGCCTTTCACAGGCGGTTTGAACTGACCACCATCATGGTATCCCATGATTACCATGAAGTCAAAAAGATGTCAGACAGGGTACTTTTGATCGAAAATGGTATCATAGCAAATGAAGGAAATCCGGAGGAAGTTTTCAAAGATTAA
- a CDS encoding 2-oxoacid:ferredoxin oxidoreductase subunit beta, producing MSYLKPLFRHPKLPKNKLGYTLKEYEGSLSTLCAGCGHDSISAAIVQACFEMSVEPHHVAKISGIGCSSKTPTYFLGNSHGFNSVHGRMPSVATGASMANKDMVYFGVSGDGDSASIGMGQFVHVIRRNLNMVYIVMNNGCYGLTKGQDSATADQGSKSKAGSINPFQAIDLASMAIELGASFVAQSFSGDKQQLVPLIKAAMHHKGFAFLNVISPCVTFNNNPGSTKSYDYVREHIEATSTLDFVPEMPEITASYEKGKSTKIALHDGSLIQLNKLETDWDPEDRISAVNALQQARIKNEILTGLLYVNAEWKDLHGVLNTYHKPLNRLDEADLCPGEDNLQAINARFR from the coding sequence ATGAGTTATCTAAAACCACTCTTTAGACATCCCAAATTACCAAAGAATAAATTGGGTTATACCCTCAAGGAATATGAGGGATCGTTATCCACATTATGTGCAGGGTGCGGGCATGACAGTATCAGTGCGGCGATTGTTCAGGCATGTTTCGAAATGTCCGTTGAGCCGCATCATGTCGCCAAAATTTCAGGTATTGGCTGTTCTTCCAAAACCCCGACCTATTTCCTTGGAAATTCCCATGGTTTCAATTCGGTGCACGGCAGAATGCCCTCAGTGGCTACCGGGGCCAGCATGGCCAATAAGGACATGGTTTATTTTGGAGTTTCCGGGGATGGGGATTCCGCATCTATCGGTATGGGACAATTTGTCCATGTGATAAGGAGGAACCTGAACATGGTTTATATTGTCATGAACAATGGCTGCTATGGCCTGACAAAGGGCCAGGATTCCGCCACAGCCGATCAGGGATCTAAGAGCAAAGCCGGGTCCATCAATCCCTTTCAGGCCATTGACTTAGCCAGTATGGCGATTGAGTTAGGGGCCTCTTTTGTGGCCCAGAGTTTCAGTGGGGACAAGCAGCAATTGGTTCCCCTGATCAAAGCTGCCATGCACCACAAAGGATTTGCTTTTCTGAATGTCATTTCTCCCTGTGTGACTTTCAATAATAATCCCGGATCCACCAAATCCTATGATTATGTTAGGGAACATATAGAGGCCACTTCTACCTTGGATTTTGTTCCGGAAATGCCGGAAATCACCGCTTCTTATGAGAAAGGAAAATCCACCAAGATAGCCCTGCATGACGGTTCTTTGATACAGCTCAATAAGCTGGAAACAGATTGGGATCCTGAAGACCGGATCTCTGCAGTCAATGCCCTGCAGCAGGCAAGGATTAAAAATGAAATTTTAACAGGCTTATTGTATGTAAACGCTGAATGGAAGGATCTTCACGGGGTATTAAACACCTACCATAAGCCTTTGAACAGACTGGATGAAGCAGATCTATGTCCTGGGGAAGACAACCTTCAGGCTATCAATGCCAGGTTTAGGTAA